The Candidatus Babeliales bacterium region ATAAACATGCTCCCACAAATGCAAGAAAAGACAGGAAATTGCGCTTTGATTTATCAAAACGTGAAAAAACCCGTCTAAAATGTTTCATTTTTCCGAAGCAACATTCTATTA contains the following coding sequences:
- a CDS encoding IS5/IS1182 family transposase; this translates as IECCFGKMKHFRRVFSRFDKSKRNFLSFLAFVGACLWLR